A window of Eikenella corrodens contains these coding sequences:
- the mfd gene encoding transcription-repair coupling factor → MNLPLPKPAQKSRWPQLSAGSLPYFLTSALPEKPLKLVLTPDAETALRLQTAWQFFRPQDNALFLPDWETLPYERFSPHQDLVSERLSVLWQLKNGAADVLFAPVSTAMQRLAPPSFLMGRTFWLKTGQMLDLDRLRENLVEAGYAAVSNVVAAGEFAVRGGIVDLFPMGADFPYRIDLFDNEIDSIKTFDPDTQRTLAPVSEIRLLPAHEFPTDADAQKIFRNRFREEIPSNPNEATVYQAVGKGQFGAGVEYYLPLFFEDGCASLFDYIGENALAVCVGDVHAEAVRFEGEIKSRYALAQGDPSYPPLHPQHLYLAADRFSGSLKAYPQIWPDLSAASPHALPDVAVNRQSEQPLAALQDFQAAFGGRILLCAESAGRRETMLGFFAQHGLKPKPVAGWQAFLDDNAPLCITVTPLAEGFQLGGQPEKAADGFSGSLNADERQPENTIRYADGSQIRLGDRVRVGNREGRIVLVFGQGSSAYRLDETLAYTPRHGVLAEFAVSGDSRPLHVHYESGSQAAELVLLNRAERQPENTAPEFSGSLNAQSSLHPSIGQQSAPSPVREGWGEGNTSAPQTEISAAAASPLPNPLPQERGQSAETSKASGYLKTGATGFCEAKTESSLHTERLPENGADKLSGSPNAESSLHPSIGQQPAPSPVGEGWGEGKTPAFPNEISAESSLHLAVITESELYQYVARSRVHSRRKKHTAVSDGSLRDLAEISIGDPVVHEEHGIGRYRGLVLMGEDEMLQLEYANEAQLYIPVSQLHLISRYSGQAHENVALHKLGSGAWNKAKRKAAEKARDTAAELLNLYAQRAAQSGHKFEINELDYQAFADGFGYEETKDQAAAIAAVIKDLTQAKPMDRLVCGDVGFGKTEVALRAAFVAVMGGKQVAVLAPTTLLVEQHAQNFADRFADFPVKVASLSRFNNSKATKAALEGMADGTVDIVIGTHKLVQDDIKFKNLGLVIIDEEHRFGVRQKEQLKRLRANVDILTMTATPIPRTLSMALEGLRDFSLITTAPSRRLAVKTFVKPFSEGSVREAVLRELKRGGQVFFLHNEVDTIENMRERLETLLPEARIGVAHGQLRERELEQVMRDFLQQRFNVLLCSTIIETGIDIPNANTIIINRADKFGLAQLHQLRGRVGRSHHQAYAYLLTSEYITKDAEKRLDAIAAADELGAGFTLAMQDLEIRGAGEILGEGQSGEMIQVGFTLYTEMLKQAVRDLKKGRQPDLDAPLGITTEIKLHSPALLPESYCPDIHERLVLYKRLAVCETVQQINAIHEELVDRFGLPEQPVKTLIESHHLRLAAKELGIDAIDATSEAVTVTFGKHHQIDPTEIILLIRSDRNYRLAGADKLKFTAQMEDVEMRIKTVKSVLRRLKMGMVTKGGEAG, encoded by the coding sequence ATGAATCTTCCTCTGCCCAAACCCGCACAAAAGTCCCGCTGGCCGCAGCTTTCCGCCGGCAGCCTGCCTTATTTCCTTACCTCCGCCCTGCCGGAAAAACCGCTCAAGCTCGTGCTCACGCCCGATGCCGAAACCGCGCTGCGCCTGCAAACCGCGTGGCAATTCTTCCGCCCGCAGGACAACGCGCTGTTCCTGCCCGATTGGGAAACGCTGCCTTACGAGCGCTTCTCGCCGCATCAGGATTTGGTGTCCGAGCGGCTTTCCGTGCTGTGGCAGCTTAAAAACGGCGCGGCGGACGTGCTGTTCGCGCCCGTGTCCACCGCCATGCAGCGGCTTGCGCCGCCGTCTTTCCTGATGGGGCGCACGTTTTGGCTGAAAACGGGACAGATGCTGGATTTGGACAGGCTGCGCGAAAACCTGGTGGAAGCGGGTTATGCCGCCGTGTCCAACGTGGTGGCGGCGGGCGAATTTGCTGTGCGCGGCGGGATTGTGGACCTGTTCCCCATGGGCGCGGATTTCCCCTATCGCATTGATTTATTTGACAATGAAATCGACAGCATCAAAACCTTCGACCCGGATACGCAGCGCACACTCGCGCCCGTGTCCGAAATCCGTCTGCTGCCCGCGCACGAGTTTCCCACCGATGCCGACGCGCAAAAAATCTTCCGCAACCGTTTCCGCGAGGAAATTCCAAGCAATCCGAACGAGGCGACCGTGTACCAAGCCGTGGGCAAGGGACAGTTCGGCGCGGGCGTGGAATATTATCTGCCGCTGTTTTTTGAAGACGGCTGCGCCAGCCTGTTCGACTACATCGGCGAAAACGCTCTGGCCGTATGCGTGGGCGATGTGCACGCCGAAGCCGTGCGCTTCGAAGGCGAAATTAAATCGCGTTACGCGCTGGCGCAGGGCGACCCAAGCTATCCGCCTCTGCACCCGCAGCATTTGTATCTTGCTGCCGACCGATTTTCAGGTAGCCTGAAAGCCTATCCGCAAATCTGGCCCGATCTTTCCGCCGCCTCGCCCCACGCTTTGCCCGATGTGGCGGTAAACCGCCAATCCGAACAGCCGCTGGCTGCGTTGCAAGATTTTCAGGCAGCCTTTGGCGGCCGTATTTTACTGTGCGCCGAAAGCGCCGGCCGGCGCGAAACCATGCTCGGCTTCTTCGCCCAGCACGGCCTGAAACCCAAACCTGTAGCCGGTTGGCAGGCGTTTTTAGATGACAACGCGCCGCTGTGCATCACGGTTACGCCCTTGGCAGAAGGCTTCCAATTGGGCGGGCAGCCTGAAAAGGCTGCGGACGGATTTTCAGGTAGCCTCAATGCAGACGAAAGGCAGCCTGAAAACACCATCCGCTATGCTGATGGCAGCCAGATAAGGCTTGGCGATCGGGTGCGTGTCGGTAACAGGGAAGGACGGATTGTGCTGGTGTTCGGGCAGGGTTCGTCTGCCTACCGGTTAGACGAAACCCTTGCCTACACACCGAGGCATGGCGTGTTGGCCGAGTTTGCCGTATCAGGTGATTCCCGTCCTCTGCATGTGCATTATGAAAGCGGAAGCCAAGCTGCTGAATTGGTACTGCTTAATCGTGCCGAAAGGCAGCCTGAAAACACCGCACCTGAGTTTTCAGGCAGCCTCAACGCACAAAGCAGCCTGCACCCTTCAATCGGGCAGCAATCTGCCCCCTCCCCCGTGAGGGAGGGCTGGGGAGAGGGCAACACGTCCGCGCCCCAAACCGAAATTTCTGCCGCCGCAGCAAGCCCTCTCCCTAATCCTCTCCCGCAGGAGAGGGGACAAAGTGCTGAAACCTCAAAGGCTTCAGGCTACCTGAAAACGGGTGCAACGGGTTTCTGCGAAGCTAAAACAGAAAGCAGCCTGCACACCGAAAGGCTACCTGAAAACGGTGCGGATAAACTTTCAGGTAGCCCCAACGCCGAAAGCAGCCTGCACCCTTCAATCGGGCAGCAACCCGCCCCCTCCCCCGTGGGGGAGGGCTGGGGAGAGGGCAAAACGCCCGCCTTCCCAAACGAAATTTCCGCCGAAAGCAGCCTGCACCTTGCCGTCATTACCGAATCCGAGCTGTATCAATACGTTGCCCGTTCGCGCGTCCACAGCCGCCGCAAGAAACACACCGCCGTGTCGGACGGTAGCCTGCGCGATTTGGCGGAAATCAGCATCGGTGATCCCGTGGTGCACGAAGAACACGGCATCGGGCGGTATCGCGGGCTGGTGCTGATGGGCGAAGATGAAATGCTGCAACTCGAATACGCCAACGAGGCGCAGCTCTATATCCCTGTTTCGCAACTGCATTTAATCAGCCGCTACTCCGGCCAGGCGCATGAAAACGTCGCCCTGCACAAGCTTGGCAGCGGCGCGTGGAACAAAGCGAAGCGCAAAGCTGCCGAAAAAGCGCGCGACACCGCCGCCGAGTTGCTCAATCTCTACGCCCAACGCGCCGCCCAATCGGGACACAAGTTTGAAATCAACGAGTTGGACTATCAGGCGTTTGCCGACGGCTTCGGCTACGAGGAAACCAAAGACCAGGCCGCCGCCATCGCCGCCGTGATTAAAGATTTGACACAGGCGAAGCCGATGGACCGCCTCGTGTGCGGTGATGTCGGCTTCGGCAAAACCGAAGTCGCCCTGCGCGCCGCGTTTGTGGCGGTGATGGGCGGCAAACAGGTCGCCGTACTCGCCCCGACCACGCTTCTGGTCGAGCAGCACGCGCAAAACTTCGCCGACCGCTTCGCCGATTTCCCCGTGAAAGTCGCCAGCCTTTCGCGTTTCAACAACAGCAAAGCCACCAAAGCCGCGCTGGAAGGCATGGCGGACGGCACGGTCGATATCGTTATCGGTACGCACAAATTGGTTCAGGACGACATAAAATTCAAAAACTTAGGCTTAGTGATTATTGATGAAGAACACCGCTTTGGCGTGCGCCAGAAAGAGCAGCTCAAACGCCTGCGTGCCAATGTCGATATCCTCACCATGACCGCCACGCCGATTCCGCGCACCCTCAGCATGGCGCTCGAAGGCCTGCGCGACTTCTCGCTGATTACCACTGCGCCCAGCCGCCGCCTCGCCGTCAAAACCTTTGTCAAACCGTTCAGCGAAGGCAGCGTGCGCGAAGCCGTATTGCGCGAACTCAAACGCGGCGGGCAGGTATTTTTCCTGCACAATGAAGTAGATACGATTGAGAATATGCGCGAGCGGCTGGAAACCCTGCTGCCCGAAGCCCGCATCGGCGTGGCGCACGGACAACTGCGCGAGCGCGAGCTGGAGCAAGTCATGCGCGACTTTTTGCAGCAAAGATTCAATGTATTGCTCTGTTCCACCATCATCGAAACCGGCATCGACATCCCCAACGCCAACACCATCATCATCAACCGCGCCGACAAATTCGGGCTGGCGCAACTGCACCAGCTTCGCGGTCGCGTCGGCCGCAGCCACCACCAAGCCTACGCCTACCTGCTCACGTCCGAATACATCACCAAAGACGCAGAAAAACGCCTCGACGCCATCGCGGCGGCAGACGAACTCGGCGCAGGTTTCACCCTCGCCATGCAGGATCTGGAAATCCGCGGCGCAGGCGAAATCCTCGGCGAAGGTCAGTCCGGCGAAATGATACAGGTCGGCTTCACGCTCTACACCGAAATGCTCAAACAAGCCGTGCGCGACCTCAAAAAAGGCCGCCAGCCCGACCTCGACGCACCATTGGGCATCACCACCGAAATCAAACTGCACAGCCCCGCCCTGCTGCCCGAAAGCTACTGCCCCGACATCCACGAACGGCTCGTCCTCTACAAACGCCTCGCCGTCTGCGAAACCGTGCAGCAAATCAACGCCATACACGAAGAACTCGTCGACCGCTTCGGCCTGCCCGAACAACCCGTCAAAACCCTCATCGAAAGCCACCACCTGCGGCTCGCCGCAAAAGAATTGGGCATAGACGCCATCGACGCCACCAGCGAAGCCGTTACCGTTACCTTCGGCAAACACCACCAAATCGACCCGACAGAAATCATCCTGCTGATTCGGAGCGATAGAAACTACCGGCTGGCCGGGGCGGATAAATTGAAGTTTACGGCTCAGATGGAGGATGTGGAGATGAGAATTAAGACGGTGAAGAGTGTGTTGAGAAGGTTGAAGATGGGGATGGTAACGAAAGGGGGAGAGGCTGGCTGA
- a CDS encoding HNH endonuclease gives MTVLKVFKNEPNDVEYFKWLATNPDGYVLNIALSHYHLYPMIHAAKCHHVSSDKTINYTTQNYYKVCSNSIAELEAYSWQEHRKALTPCKTCMGEYTPTFQVASQQSLEDDLDELNQRLESASTEETKTEIQRLITTRRGQGEFRNGVLKRYPQCPISGVDMPELLIASHIKPWCDCNDDNERLDQYNGLMLAPNIDALFDSGLITFESDGKIRISKRLSEKNLFRLGISLDVVLEIHPDSEKYFEWHRNKVFKP, from the coding sequence ATGACTGTGTTGAAAGTTTTTAAGAATGAGCCCAATGATGTGGAGTATTTCAAGTGGCTGGCAACAAATCCTGATGGTTATGTATTAAATATTGCGCTTAGCCATTACCATTTGTACCCAATGATTCATGCTGCCAAATGCCATCACGTTAGCAGTGATAAAACGATAAATTACACTACTCAAAACTATTACAAGGTCTGTTCTAATTCTATTGCCGAACTGGAAGCCTATTCTTGGCAGGAGCACCGCAAAGCCCTAACTCCATGCAAAACATGTATGGGAGAATACACTCCTACTTTTCAGGTAGCCTCTCAACAATCCTTAGAAGATGATCTAGATGAGCTTAACCAACGCTTAGAATCTGCATCAACTGAAGAAACTAAAACTGAAATCCAACGCCTGATTACCACCCGCAGAGGTCAAGGCGAATTCAGAAACGGCGTATTGAAACGGTATCCGCAATGCCCCATCAGCGGTGTAGATATGCCAGAATTGCTGATTGCCAGCCATATCAAACCTTGGTGTGACTGCAATGATGATAACGAACGGCTTGACCAGTACAACGGCTTGATGCTTGCTCCGAATATTGATGCCTTGTTTGATAGTGGGCTGATTACGTTTGAATCTGATGGCAAAATTCGTATTAGTAAAAGGCTTTCTGAAAAAAACTTGTTCCGACTTGGTATCTCTCTTGATGTGGTATTAGAAATCCACCCTGACAGCGAAAAATATTTTGAGTGGCATCGAAATAAGGTATTTAAACCATAG
- a CDS encoding DUF1294 domain-containing protein: protein MNTENELPEIALQALPDGVEIEPAAIETLATVVAESQAAVLAEISAQAAAVGGEDAAEPGRKWREGRIVDAAVRVWDAAERTGVADVVNNGDEPPLSVFLVGDLFAATDLSPEPGDVLRGVLQSHPVSGYWLLDSAEDAATSSLQRRSPEEEEALHKERKQAKRQDKLVNGETYVGKVVRWNEEEKSGYIKVKSIKARVFFPQSAFVFRDKSPANHQQVSFVLGRRRGEWVATRVIPQGYELGWADRESPSSGTILGGGFSESLLGGTFILLFLAAVSFISLPLAAAYLLASCLLLILYRTDKRSAQSGRTRVPDGVLHLLAMLGGWPGGLLAQMRYQQHTANIRFVRAFWFSVALNAVGTYVVLVYFIGSPAFAFLKN, encoded by the coding sequence ATGAACACCGAAAACGAATTGCCCGAAATTGCGCTGCAAGCTTTGCCCGATGGGGTTGAGATTGAGCCTGCTGCGATTGAAACCCTTGCCACAGTAGTGGCTGAGTCGCAGGCTGCCGTGTTGGCGGAAATTTCTGCGCAAGCGGCGGCTGTTGGCGGTGAGGATGCTGCCGAACCGGGGCGCAAGTGGCGCGAGGGGCGGATTGTGGATGCTGCGGTGCGGGTGTGGGATGCTGCAGAACGCACCGGTGTGGCCGATGTGGTAAACAATGGCGACGAGCCGCCGTTGAGCGTGTTTTTGGTGGGCGACCTTTTTGCCGCCACCGACCTTTCCCCCGAGCCGGGCGATGTGTTGCGCGGTGTGTTGCAGAGCCACCCTGTTAGCGGCTATTGGCTGCTCGACAGCGCGGAAGATGCTGCCACGTCCAGCCTGCAGCGGCGCAGCCCGGAAGAAGAAGAGGCGCTGCATAAGGAGCGCAAGCAGGCCAAACGGCAAGATAAATTGGTAAATGGCGAAACCTATGTGGGCAAGGTGGTGCGCTGGAACGAAGAGGAAAAATCGGGCTATATCAAGGTTAAGTCCATCAAAGCGCGGGTGTTTTTCCCGCAATCGGCCTTTGTGTTCCGCGATAAAAGCCCGGCCAACCACCAGCAGGTGAGCTTCGTGCTGGGGAGGCGGCGCGGCGAATGGGTGGCCACCCGTGTGATTCCGCAAGGCTACGAGTTGGGCTGGGCCGACCGTGAAAGCCCTTCTTCGGGCACGATTTTGGGCGGCGGTTTCAGCGAAAGCCTGCTCGGCGGCACGTTTATTTTGCTGTTCCTTGCAGCGGTGTCCTTTATTTCCCTGCCGCTGGCTGCGGCCTATTTGCTGGCCAGCTGCCTGTTGCTTATCCTCTACCGCACGGATAAGCGCAGCGCCCAAAGCGGCCGCACCCGCGTGCCCGACGGTGTACTGCACCTGTTGGCCATGCTCGGCGGCTGGCCCGGCGGCCTGTTGGCGCAGATGCGTTATCAGCAACACACCGCCAATATCCGCTTTGTGCGCGCTTTTTGGTTTAGCGTGGCGCTGAATGCCGTGGGCACTTATGTTGTGCTGGTGTACTTTATCGGCTCGCCCGCTTTTGCCTTCTTGAAAAACTAG
- a CDS encoding DNA-3-methyladenine glycosylase I, whose protein sequence is MNSYCALANGLPADSLDPNKHYHDRLYGFPIEDDNELFGRLLLEINQAGLSWTLILQRAAGLRTAYADFNIAAVAAFGEADRQRLLADAKVIRNRLKINAAIHNAQQILQLQQAFGSFKNWLDGHHPQPLADWVKLFRRTFKFTGPEIVREFLVSTGYLKGAHSEDCPAAERAVAANPPWLRG, encoded by the coding sequence ATGAACAGCTACTGCGCCCTTGCCAACGGTCTGCCCGCCGACAGCCTCGATCCCAACAAGCATTATCACGACCGTCTCTACGGCTTCCCCATCGAAGACGACAACGAACTCTTCGGCCGCCTGCTGCTCGAAATCAACCAAGCCGGCTTGAGCTGGACGCTGATTTTGCAACGCGCCGCCGGCCTGCGCACTGCCTACGCCGACTTTAACATCGCTGCCGTGGCCGCCTTCGGCGAGGCCGACCGCCAACGCCTGCTGGCCGACGCGAAAGTGATCCGCAACCGTCTGAAAATCAATGCCGCTATCCACAATGCGCAGCAAATCTTGCAGCTGCAACAGGCATTCGGTTCGTTCAAAAACTGGCTAGACGGCCACCACCCGCAGCCGTTGGCCGATTGGGTGAAGCTGTTCCGCCGTACCTTCAAATTCACCGGCCCCGAAATCGTGCGCGAATTTTTGGTGAGCACAGGCTACCTGAAAGGTGCGCACAGTGAAGACTGCCCCGCCGCCGAGCGCGCTGTTGCCGCTAATCCGCCATGGTTGCGGGGTTGA
- a CDS encoding RidA family protein gives MAKTIIHTDRAPAAIGAYSQAVRAGNTIYLSGQIPLVPATMQVVEGGFAEQTRQVFENLKAVIEAAGGSFDDVVKLNAYLTDLSNFATFNQIMGEYCREPFPARAAVQVSALPKGVLVEVEGVVVLNA, from the coding sequence ATGGCCAAAACCATCATCCATACCGACCGCGCCCCCGCCGCCATCGGCGCTTATTCCCAAGCCGTGCGCGCCGGTAACACCATTTATTTGAGCGGCCAGATTCCGCTGGTGCCCGCCACTATGCAGGTGGTGGAAGGCGGCTTTGCCGAACAGACCCGTCAAGTGTTTGAAAACCTCAAAGCCGTGATTGAAGCCGCTGGTGGCAGCTTTGATGATGTGGTGAAACTCAATGCCTACCTCACCGACCTTTCCAATTTCGCCACCTTCAACCAAATCATGGGCGAATACTGCCGCGAACCCTTCCCCGCCCGCGCCGCCGTGCAGGTGTCCGCCCTGCCCAAAGGCGTGCTGGTGGAAGTGGAAGGCGTGGTGGTACTGAACGCCTAA
- a CDS encoding symmetrical bis(5'-nucleosyl)-tetraphosphatase translates to MAHYAIGDLQGCFAEFQELLARIGFSHGNDTLWLVGDLVNRGPQSLDCLRYIKQHESSIRTVLGNHDLHLLAIAHGHGKLKRSDTVGDILAAPDRQALLDWLLHQPLMLQHGNNLIVHAGIWPQWTAEEAQSRAAEVAAALQSRPYWFFTHMYGNTPDTDRADNETERLRFATNVFTRMRALYCDGRMDFDYKATLPEMPSDLMPWFRASGRQTLGYQTVFGHWSALGLYRGESVAAIDTGALWGGELTALDLDTQQIFQVASKQPKKFG, encoded by the coding sequence ATGGCACACTACGCAATCGGCGACCTGCAAGGCTGTTTCGCCGAATTCCAAGAACTGCTCGCCCGCATCGGCTTCAGCCACGGCAACGACACCCTCTGGCTGGTGGGCGACCTCGTCAACCGCGGCCCCCAATCCCTCGACTGCCTGCGCTACATCAAACAGCACGAAAGCAGCATCCGCACCGTGCTCGGCAACCACGACCTACATCTTTTAGCCATTGCCCACGGCCACGGCAAACTCAAGCGCAGCGATACCGTGGGCGACATCCTCGCCGCCCCCGACCGCCAAGCGCTGCTCGATTGGCTGCTGCACCAGCCCCTGATGCTGCAACACGGCAACAACCTGATCGTGCACGCCGGCATTTGGCCGCAATGGACGGCCGAAGAAGCACAAAGCCGCGCCGCCGAAGTGGCCGCCGCCCTGCAAAGCCGCCCCTATTGGTTTTTCACCCATATGTATGGCAACACGCCCGATACCGACCGCGCCGATAACGAAACCGAACGCCTGCGCTTTGCCACCAACGTGTTCACCCGCATGCGCGCCCTGTACTGCGACGGCCGCATGGATTTCGACTACAAAGCCACCCTGCCCGAAATGCCATCCGACCTCATGCCTTGGTTCCGCGCGTCCGGGCGGCAAACCCTTGGTTATCAAACCGTATTCGGCCATTGGTCGGCACTCGGCCTCTATCGCGGCGAAAGCGTGGCCGCCATCGACACCGGCGCGCTGTGGGGCGGCGAACTCACCGCGCTGGATTTAGATACGCAGCAGATTTTTCAGGTAGCCTCCAAGCAGCCCAAAAAGTTCGGCTAA
- the fumC gene encoding class II fumarate hydratase, translating into MEFRIEKDTMGEVKVPANRYWGAQTERSRNNFKIGPAASMPHEIIEAFAYLKKAAAFANADLGVLPAEKRDLIAAACDEILAHKLDEEFPLVIWQTGSGTQSNMNLNEVISNHAHVLGGGKLGEKSTIHPNDDVNKSQSSNDTYPTAMHIAAYQKVVRHTLPAVKRLQKTLAAKAEAFADVVKIGRTHLMDATPLTLGQEFSAYAAQLDYGIRALENTLPHLAGLALGGTAVGTGLNTPKGYDVKVAEYIAKFTGLPFVTAPNKFEALATHDAIVETHGALKQLAVSLYKIANDIRLLASGPRSGIGEILIPENEPGSSIMPGKVNPTQCEALTMVCAQVLGNDVTISFSGTQGQFQLNVFKPVMAANFLQSAQLLADACISFDEHCAADIEPNLPRIKQQLDNSLMLVTALNTKIGYENAAKIAKAAHKNDTTLREEAVKSGLLTSEQFDEWVRPADMVGSLK; encoded by the coding sequence ATGGAATTTCGCATTGAAAAAGATACCATGGGAGAAGTAAAGGTGCCGGCCAACCGGTATTGGGGCGCGCAAACCGAGCGCTCGCGCAACAACTTCAAAATCGGCCCGGCTGCTTCCATGCCGCATGAAATCATTGAAGCCTTTGCCTATTTGAAAAAAGCTGCCGCTTTTGCCAATGCCGACTTGGGCGTGCTGCCTGCTGAGAAGCGCGATCTGATTGCCGCCGCCTGCGACGAAATTCTAGCACACAAGCTGGACGAGGAGTTTCCACTGGTGATTTGGCAAACTGGCTCCGGCACACAGTCCAACATGAATTTGAACGAAGTCATTTCCAACCACGCCCATGTGTTGGGCGGCGGCAAGTTGGGCGAGAAAAGCACCATCCATCCCAACGACGACGTAAACAAATCCCAGTCTTCCAACGACACTTATCCCACCGCCATGCACATTGCCGCCTATCAGAAAGTTGTGCGGCACACCCTGCCCGCCGTTAAGCGCCTGCAGAAGACCTTGGCTGCCAAAGCCGAGGCATTTGCCGACGTGGTGAAAATCGGCCGTACCCATCTGATGGATGCCACCCCGCTCACCCTCGGCCAAGAATTTTCCGCCTACGCCGCCCAGTTGGACTACGGCATCCGCGCCTTGGAAAACACCCTGCCGCATCTGGCAGGACTGGCACTCGGCGGCACTGCAGTCGGCACGGGCTTGAACACGCCCAAGGGGTATGACGTGAAAGTGGCCGAATACATTGCCAAATTCACCGGCCTGCCTTTCGTTACCGCACCGAACAAATTCGAAGCATTGGCCACGCACGACGCGATTGTGGAAACCCACGGCGCATTGAAGCAGTTGGCCGTGTCGCTTTACAAAATCGCCAACGACATCCGCCTTCTGGCCTCCGGCCCGCGTTCCGGCATCGGCGAAATTCTGATTCCCGAGAATGAGCCCGGCTCTTCCATTATGCCCGGCAAAGTGAACCCCACCCAATGCGAAGCCCTCACCATGGTGTGCGCCCAAGTGTTGGGCAACGATGTGACGATTTCCTTCTCCGGCACACAGGGCCAGTTCCAGCTTAATGTGTTCAAACCCGTGATGGCGGCGAATTTCCTGCAATCGGCGCAGCTTTTGGCTGATGCCTGCATCTCGTTTGACGAACATTGTGCAGCCGACATTGAACCTAACCTGCCGCGCATCAAACAACAGCTCGACAACTCCCTGATGCTGGTTACCGCGTTGAACACCAAAATCGGCTACGAAAACGCTGCCAAAATCGCCAAAGCCGCCCACAAAAACGACACCACCCTGCGCGAAGAAGCCGTGAAATCCGGCCTGCTCACCAGCGAGCAGTTTGACGAATGGGTGCGCCCTGCCGATATGGTGGGCAGCTTGAAATAA